Proteins found in one Ctenopharyngodon idella isolate HZGC_01 chromosome 16, HZGC01, whole genome shotgun sequence genomic segment:
- the ptdss1a gene encoding phosphatidylserine synthase 1, which translates to MASKFGSRTLSKDDVNYRMHFRMINEQQVEDITIEFFYKPHTITLLTCTVLSLMYFAFTRDDGNPDNNLWVGLILVISFFLVISVLAFPNGPFTRPHPAIWRIVFGLSVLYFLFLVFIIFLNWEQVKSLMYWLDPNLRYAKREADIMEYAVNCHVITWERILSHFDIFAFSHFWGWGMKALLIRSYGLCWSISITWELTELFFMHLLPNFAECWWDQVILDILLCNGGGIWLGMTVCRFLEMRTYHWASIKHIHSTTGKIKRAVLQFTPASWTYVRWFDPKSSLQRVTGVYLFMIIWQLTELNTFFLKHIFVFPACHALSWCRILFIGIITAPTVRQYYAYLTDTQCKRVGTQCWVFGAIAFLEALACIKFGQDLFSKTQILYVILWLVCLAFITFLCLYGMVWYAENYGPREKSFSECEDSFYSEPGDAVSECKGECEMDGTTSSSTRKRRDSGNNKTINGMEK; encoded by the exons ATGGCTTCAAAGTTCGGCTCTCGGACTCTCAGTAAAGATGATGTGAATTACAGAATGCATTTCCGCATGATCAACGAACAGCAGGTGGAGGACATCACCATCGAGTTCTTCTACAAGCCGCACACAATCACCCTGCTGACATGCACCGTGCTCAGCCTCATGTACTTCGCGTTTACGCG AGATGATGGAAACCCTGACAATAACCTGTGGGTGGGTCTCATCCTGGTCATCTCGTTTTTCTTGGTCATCAGCGTTCTTGCCTTCCCGAACG GTCCATTCACTAGACCTCATCCAGCAATATGGCGTATAGTGTTCG GACTGAGTGTGCTGTACTTCCTCTTCCTCGTTTTCATCATCTTCCTGAACTGGGAGCAGGTGAAGTCTCTCATGTACTGGCTGGATCCCAATCTCCGCTACGCCAAACGGGAGGCTGACATCATG gagtATGCGGTGAACTGTCATGTGATCACATGGGAGCGAATCCTTAGCCACTTTGACATCTTCGCCTTCAGTCATTTCTGGGGATGGGGCATGAAGGCTCTGCTCATCCGCAGCTACGGCCTGTGCTGGTCCATCAGCATCACCTGGGAGCTCACCGAG TTGTTCTTCATGCATCTTCTTCCTAATTTTGCGGAGTGCTGGTGGGATCAAGTAATCCTGGATATCTTGTTGTGTAACGGCGGAGGCATCTGGCTGGGAATGACCGTCTGCCGTTTCTTAGAGATGCGCACGTATCACTGGGCCAGTATCAA ACACATCCACAGCACCACGGGCAAGATCAAACGTGCAGTTTTACAGTTCACGCCTGCCAGCTGGACGTACGTGCGCTGGTTCGACCCTAAGTCTTCCTTGCAGAGGGTGACGGGAGTCTATCTGTTCATGATCATATGGCAG CTGACAGAGCTGAACACGTTCTTCCTGAAGCACATCTTTGTGTTCCCAGCATGCCACGCTCTCAGCTGGTGCAGAATTCTGTTCATCGGTATCATCACTGCCCCCACCGTACG GCAGTATTATGCGTACCTCACGGACACACAGTGCAAACGGGTCGGGACACAATGCTGGGTGTTTGG GGCAATAGCTTTCCTGGAGGCGTTAGCGTGCATTAAATTCGGACAAGACTTGTTTTCCAAGACGCAAATTCTCTATGTGATTTTGTGGCTCGTGTGTTTG GCTTTCATCACATTCCTGTGTCTGTATGGGATGGTCTGGTATGCTGAAAACTACGGGCCCAGAGAGAAG AGCTTCTCGGAGTGTGAGGACAGTTTTTACTCTGAGCCAGGTGACGCTGTGTCTGAATGCAAAg GGGAGTGTGAGATGGACGGCACAACTTCCTCTTCTACCAGGAAACGGAGGGACTCTGGAAATAACAAAACCATCAACGGGATGGAGAAATAA
- the LOC127497254 gene encoding uncharacterized protein LOC127497254 produces the protein MRYTFKPDDCMVISIPLGSIRNMREGQLMPEKFTCVFKDSYKVFLRGRPKELGAAQLSIGAFVICIGSLVAFEDHPSHLIYTLPCALFIASGILTFAAGRSPIMPVVKLSFIFNIISLFWSIAAIALCLLVDIGPKQYGDDISKLHSMFVGLRVVICVLCGFELILALILIYWESKAICRPHFNTLPLITIKQDV, from the exons ATGCGGTACACGTTTAAGCCGGATGACTGTATGGTCATCAGCATTCCTCTGGGAAGCATCAGGAACATGAGAGAGGGGCAGCTGATGCCCGAGAAATTCACCTGCGTCTTCAAAGATTCTTACAAGGTTTTTCTCAGAGGGCGACCAAAGGAACTCGGG GCGGCTCAGCTCAGCATCGGAGCGTTTGTCATTTGCATCGGCAGCCTCGTTGCTTTTGAAGACCATCCATCTCATTTAATCTACACCCTACCTTGTGCCCTG TTCATTGCAAGTGGCATTCTGACATTTGCAGCTGGAAGGTCTCCGATCATGCCCGTG GTGAAACTGTCCTTCATATTCAACATTATCAGCCTTTTCTGGTCCATCGCAGCTATAGCTCTCTGCCTGTTAGTAGATATTGGACCAAAACAG tatggaGATGACATTTCAAAG CTCCATAGTATGTTTGTTGGGCTGAGGGTGGTAATCTGCGTGTTGTGTGGGTTCGAGTTGATTCTGGCTCTGATTCTGATCTACTGGGAGAGTAAAGCCATATGCAGACCTCATTTCAACACCCTG CCCTTGATCACTATCAAGCAAGACGTTTGA
- the si:ch211-269k10.4 gene encoding uncharacterized protein si:ch211-269k10.4, whose translation MARADIAMDIRHEDSAAGGRGDEGPLIKYYRASEALPGAVPVLHGLLRKGPATCAAVQTSSGILSFGIGVVFAASFGINNSLLTLFRVPIITGIMFVVAGILSNLLYKSPGLLQTCFSANIVCLVVSGIGVILLAVDLKPGGNQIEHKMEVLVLCVTLMDMIIAAVLIYWFYREKRDHKK comes from the exons ATGGCCAGAGCAGATATCGCGATGGATATTCGGCACGAGGACTCAGCAGCAGGAGGGCGCGGTGATGAAGGCCCTCTCATCAAGTACTACCGCGCCAGTGAAGCGCTGCCCGGCGCAGTGCCTGTCCTGCACGGCCTCCTCAGGAAGGGACCCGCCACCTGCGCG GCCGTGCAGACGTCCAGTGGGATCCTCAGTTTTGGAATAGGGGTCGTATTTGCAGCATCATTCGGGATAAATAACAGTCTTCTGACCTTATTCCGAGTGCCAATCATTACTGGAATAATG TTTGTCGTGGCTGGAATCTTGTCTAATCTTCTGTACAAAAGCCCCGGGCTTCTACAG actTGCTTCAGTGCCAACATTGTGTGTCTGGTGGTGTCTGGGATCGGAGTGATTCTTCTGGCTGTTGATCTTAAGCCAGGTGGAAATCAAATCGAGCACAAG ATGGAGGTGCTGGTGCTGTGCGTGACTCTGATGGACATGATCATCGCTGCAGTGCTGATTTACTGGTTTTACAGAGAGAAACGTGACCATAAGAAGTGA